A single Cannabis sativa cultivar Pink pepper isolate KNU-18-1 chromosome 7, ASM2916894v1, whole genome shotgun sequence DNA region contains:
- the LOC115696433 gene encoding GDSL esterase/lipase At5g03820-like, with the protein MAFTTLSYTKIMMIMMILILIMLENTYVKTQRIVPAVFVFGDSIVDVGNNNNLPTLIKSNFPPYGRDFANHNSTGRFSNGKLAIDYLVDALNFESYPQAYLSTHGSSNELLFGANFASAASGYDDSTANLYFSISLSKQLQYFGEYQSRIVGMVGQANASSIFSSGLYIVSAGTSDLIQNYYISPILRATYPNIHNYFNTLLRNYEQFIENLHSMGARRIGVASLGPLGCLPGAITLFGVGNNNQCVDRLNYDAIYFNRRLNSTSQLLRNRLPDLNLLVLDIYQPLYNLINNPIENGFYETRKGCCGLGIVETSILCNSLSIGTCSNASDHIFWDAFHPSQAANHLLSTYMIGAGYSLVT; encoded by the exons ATGGCTTTCACAACTCTTTCCTACACCAAAATTATGATGATCATGATGATACTTATTTTGATCATGCTAGAAAATACTTACGTTAAAACACAAAGGATTGTACCTGCAGTCTTCGTATTCGGAGACTCGATTGTAGATGTTGGTAACAACAACAATTTACCGACTCtcataaaatcaaatttcccaccGTACGGAAGGGATTTTGCAAATCACAACTCAACTGGCCGATTTTCTAATGGAAAATTGGCCATTGATTATTTAG TTGATGCTCTCAACTTCGAGTCCTATCCACAAGCTTATCTAAGCACACATGGAAGTAGCAATGAACTTTTATTTGGAGCAAATTTTGCTTCAGCTGCTTCGGGATATGATGATTCTACCGCTAATTTATAc TTTAGCATATCATTATCGAAGCAGCTACAATATTTTGGAGAATATCAATCGAGAATTGTTGGAATGGTAGGGCAAGCAAATGCTTCGTCCATATTTTCAAGTGGACTTTATATAGTGAGTGCAGGGACTAGTGACctaattcaaaattattatattagtcCCATTCTTCGAGCTACCTATCCAAATATTCACAACTATTTCAACACTCTTCTCAGAAATTATGAGCAATTTATTGAG aatttgCATTCAATGGGAGCAAGAAGAATTGGAGTGGCTTCATTGGGACCTCTAGGGTGTTTGCCTGGAGCCATAACATTATTTGGAGTTGGAAATAATAATCAATGTGTGGATAGACTCAATTATGATGCTATCTATTTTAACAGAAGATTAAATTCCACCTCACAATTGTTAAGGAACAGGTTACCTGACCTGAATTTGCTTGTGTTGGATATATACCAACCCTTGTACAACCTTATCAACAATCCTATCGAAAATG ggttttatgaGACGAGAAAGGGTTGTTGTGGATTAGGGATAGTAGAAACATCAATACTGTGTAATTCATTATCAATTGGAACATGTTCGAATGCATCAGATCATATTTTTTGGGATGCTTTTCATCCATCTCAGGCAGCCAATCATTTACTTTCTACTTATATGATTGGTGCTGGTTACTCCCTTGTCACCTAA